The genomic interval CGGCATCGGGCCACTCGCTCTCCACATTGGCTTGGTAGAGCGACAGAATGCCAAATACATTCTCTTGGTAGACTAAGGGAACGGCCAGATGCAAATAAGCGGTATCCCCTTCGGTGTAGCGCTGGGTTTGGGTTTGTTGAGACTCCAACGCTTCCTGGATTGGAGCTTGACTTTCCTCCGAGTCAGTCAGGGCAGCATTGGAGTCCCGTTGATAGATAAATTGACTCTGGGTGAGTTTATTATCTTCGACCGCTTGCAAGCAACAGATATCCGCTTCAAAGTTCCGGCCGATGGTGTCGCTAATGATTTGCAACATGCTGTTGTAATCGAGCTGCTCCCGCAGGGAACTCATGACCGCATTTTGAATGGACTCTCGTCGCAGCGATCGCCGCAGATCGTTGGTACTCTGTTTAATGGCTTGGTAGGTCTCTGAAGCCTGCTCGATCAGGGCTTTCAGTTCCGTCGGATTCCAAGGCTTAACAATATATTTAAATACCTTACCGGCATTAATCGCTTCCACCAAGTCTTCCACATCGGTATAACCCGTGAGCAAAATCCGAATCGTATCCGGAAATTTTTCTACAGTTTTGCCTAAAAACTCCGTACCATTCATCTCCGGCATTCGTTGGTCGGAAATAATAATAGCCATTTCTCCTTCATTCTCGAGAATCTCCAGAGCGGCTTTCGCGCTCTCAGCCCGATGGACTTGAAAATCTCGGCGAAAGGTACGATAGAGTAGATCCAGGTTGTCGCGTTCGTCATCAACAACCATTAACTTTAACTTTTTGCTACGTCGTTCTCGACGTTCACCCTGACTCATGCCACGCTCCCATTCCAGGTTAGTTTAACGGTATCGCTCGGGTTATTGCTCGGTTGGCGCAAGGAGTCGAGCACCTCTCGGGGATTGAAGTGCCACGCATGGCAGTTATCACAGCTAGATTTCATCAGGTTTGTTAAGGTTATCTAAAATCTACAGAATCGATCGCAGACGTTATCACTCTGTGGGATGGGCAAGAGGCAAGAATGGGGTTTAGGGATTGATGGCTCTCTTAGCATATAGACTAGAGATGAAACGATAGGAGCGGCGATCGCTCTTCGCCTGCAATTTCTTACCTTAGCTCATCATTGGCTTATTTATAGTACTAGAGAGTTTATCTTCACTCAACTAGTACTGGAATTATGGTACAGCCAATTGAGCCAAAAGAAAATTACGCCGATCGCAGCTCGTAGCGCTATAAAAGGAAAGAATAAGGAGCTAGCTCCGTATTCCTAGCAACCCGTCAGTCAATGAGTCGCGATCGCCGGTGACTCAATCCCCCAGTACACCCTCTTGACAAAGAGGCAAAAATCCTTCAAGTTCACAAACTAACCGGAAACGCTCTCAAGTTAATTGCCCCGATCTTCTTATGTCAACCCTTGTTATTGTTGAATCTCCAACGAAGGCTCGCACGATCCGTAACTTTTTACCCAGCGGGTATCAAGTTGAAGCCTCTATGGGCCACGTGCGCGACCTGCCCTCCTCTGCCGATGAAATTCCCGCCCACGTGAAAGGGGAAAAATGGGCCCAGCTTGGCGTGAATGTGGAGTCTAATTTTGAACCGTTATATGTCATTCCTAAAGATAAGAAGAAAGTTGTTAAAGAACTTCAAGATGCCCTGAAACAGGCCGACGAACTGATTCTCGCCACTGACGAAGACCGAGAAGGGGAAAGTATTAGTTGGCATTTAAAAGAACTTTTAAATCCCAAAGTCCCGATTAAGCGCATGGTCTTTCATGAAATTACTCGCGAAGCCATTCGCGATGCCCTACAAAATTGTCGGGAGATTAATTTAGAATTGGTTCACGCTCAAGAAACCCGGCGGATTTTAGACCGGTTAGTTGGCTATACCATTTCTCCGTTATTGTGGAAAAAAATTGCTCCCAAGCTCTCTGCCGGGCGGGTGCAGTCTGTGGCCGTACGGTTGCTGGTGGCTCGGGAGAGGGCGCGCCGAGCCTTCCGACAAGGAGCCTATTGGGATTTAAAAGCCACGTTGGAAGAGAAGAAAATGTCTTTTGAGGCCCGGCTGGTTACCCTAGAAGGGGTGAAAATTGCCACCGGGAGTGATTTTGACCCGCAAACCGGGAAAATAGCAGAAAATCGCCAAGTGAAGCTGCTCAATGAAGCGGAAGCTCGAGCACTGCAAGAGCGGTTAGAGGGTAAGGAATGGACGGTGGTGGATGCGGACGAGCGACCGACAACGCGCAAGCCTTCTCCGCCCTTTACTACCTCGACATTGCAGCAAGAGGCGAACCGGAAATTAGGGCTGTCGGCGAAGGAAACCATGCGGACAGCGCAAAAATTGTACGAACAGGGCTATATTACCTATATGCGAACGGATTCGGTGCATTTGTCCACTGAGGCGATCGCCGCTGCCCGCAGTTGTGTAGAAGAGAAGTATGGCAAGGAATATCTTTCGCCGAAAGCCAGGCAATACAGTACCCAAAGCAAGGGCGCCCAAGAAGCTCACGAAGCGATTCGCCCTGCTGGTAAATCGTTCCGCACTCTCAAAGAAACTGGATTAGCCGACCGAGAAGGCAAAGTTTATGACTTAATTTGGAAACGCACCGTTGCCTGCCAAATGGCCAACGCCCAACTGACCCAAATTACGGTAAACCTAAGTGTGGAAGATGCCGGATTTCGTTCGTCGGGGAAACGGATTAACTTCCCAGGCTTTTTCCGCGCTTATGTAGAAGGTTCTGACGATCCCGATGCCGCCTTAGAAAACCAAGAAGTTCTGTTGCCCGAACTCAAAGCAGGAGACCATCCCGATTGTACAGAACTCGAGGCCATCGGACACGAAACCCAACCTCCAGCGCGCTATACCGAAGCCTCCCTAGTGAAAACATTGGAGAAAGAAGGCGTCGGCCGGCCCAGTACCTATGCCAGCATTATCGATACAATTATTGGAAAAAACTACGCGCAAATGATGAACAAGGCTTTAGTTCCTTCCTTTACCGCCTTTGCCGTCACCAACTTACTCGAACAACATTTTCCCGATTTGGTCGATACTCAATTTACCTCGCGCATGGAACAAACCCTGGATGATATTTCCATGGGGCAGGTAGAGTGGTTGCCTTATTTGCAAGGTTTTT from Roseofilum casamattae BLCC-M143 carries:
- the topA gene encoding type I DNA topoisomerase, whose amino-acid sequence is MSTLVIVESPTKARTIRNFLPSGYQVEASMGHVRDLPSSADEIPAHVKGEKWAQLGVNVESNFEPLYVIPKDKKKVVKELQDALKQADELILATDEDREGESISWHLKELLNPKVPIKRMVFHEITREAIRDALQNCREINLELVHAQETRRILDRLVGYTISPLLWKKIAPKLSAGRVQSVAVRLLVARERARRAFRQGAYWDLKATLEEKKMSFEARLVTLEGVKIATGSDFDPQTGKIAENRQVKLLNEAEARALQERLEGKEWTVVDADERPTTRKPSPPFTTSTLQQEANRKLGLSAKETMRTAQKLYEQGYITYMRTDSVHLSTEAIAAARSCVEEKYGKEYLSPKARQYSTQSKGAQEAHEAIRPAGKSFRTLKETGLADREGKVYDLIWKRTVACQMANAQLTQITVNLSVEDAGFRSSGKRINFPGFFRAYVEGSDDPDAALENQEVLLPELKAGDHPDCTELEAIGHETQPPARYTEASLVKTLEKEGVGRPSTYASIIDTIIGKNYAQMMNKALVPSFTAFAVTNLLEQHFPDLVDTQFTSRMEQTLDDISMGQVEWLPYLQGFYQGETGLATQVKERESQIDSNTAKTLELEGLEAKVRLGKYGPYLVVETEEEPLTASIPPHLTPDSLDPQQVETLLKQKTEGPDKVGIHPETSEVIYLLNGTYGPYVQLGEVTEENKKPKRASLPKGMKPEEVTLETAVGLLSLPRLLGMHPETQRKVQAGLGRFGPYVVHDVGKDENGKPKKDYRSLKKEDDVLTVTLERALELLAQPKRGRGGGRGKTKEPLRVLGNHPEDGEAIGVYDGPYGHYVKHGKTNASIPKDKDIEQVTLEEALEWLAAKATTTKKTTTKKTTAKKTTAKKTTARSRKKT